Proteins from one Pseudomonadota bacterium genomic window:
- a CDS encoding FAD-dependent oxidoreductase, which yields MSYDQIIIGGGLSGLAAGIRLARFGSKVLILEKHSVAGGLNSYYHRQGRLFETGLHAMTNFAPPGQKKAPLNRLFRQLSLSRKSFVTHEQFHSTVLFPGETSLRFANDPTLLRAEVARVFPDQAARFNRLLALIADHDPFVIRPWSSAREKIMEILGNELLVNMLLWPLFMYGSCNEHDMDFDQFVIMFNAVYNEGFFRPAGSISDFLELLLDHYRALGGEIRFRSGVREFVVDGDVVCGVTLESGETIGCGQVISTAGYPATLGFMGVAPDSQEVASHHGRLGFVEMIYVLPAAMREKLKADSTIVFYNFEEPFTYERPASAVNVRSGVICFPENFHGVRVGDEFQVRVTHTANYDLWRSYAPEEYRRMKQDWARRSEEVVSEIIGNYTENIVYQDIFTPLTVERYTGKASGAIYGSPIKIRDGRTPLSNLFIAGTDQGFLGIVGSMLSGVSMVNKHIFEKS from the coding sequence GTGTCCTATGATCAGATCATCATAGGCGGCGGATTATCCGGCCTTGCCGCCGGTATTCGCCTGGCCAGATTCGGCTCCAAAGTCCTGATCCTCGAAAAGCATTCCGTGGCCGGAGGACTCAACTCCTACTACCATCGGCAGGGCAGGCTTTTTGAAACCGGCCTGCATGCCATGACCAACTTTGCCCCTCCCGGGCAGAAAAAAGCGCCTCTCAACCGCCTTTTCAGGCAACTCAGTCTTTCCCGAAAATCATTCGTTACCCATGAGCAGTTCCACTCGACCGTCCTCTTTCCGGGTGAGACCTCGCTTCGTTTTGCCAACGATCCGACGCTCCTCCGCGCAGAGGTTGCCCGGGTCTTTCCCGATCAGGCGGCGCGCTTTAACAGGCTTCTGGCTCTGATCGCCGACCATGACCCCTTTGTGATCCGCCCCTGGTCTTCCGCCAGGGAAAAAATAATGGAAATCCTCGGCAATGAACTGCTGGTGAATATGCTGCTCTGGCCGCTTTTCATGTACGGCAGCTGCAATGAACACGATATGGATTTTGACCAGTTTGTGATCATGTTCAACGCCGTCTATAATGAAGGGTTTTTCCGGCCGGCAGGTTCCATCAGCGATTTCCTCGAACTGCTGCTGGATCATTACCGCGCACTCGGCGGCGAGATCAGATTCCGCTCCGGCGTCAGGGAGTTCGTGGTTGATGGTGATGTGGTCTGCGGGGTGACCCTGGAATCCGGGGAAACCATCGGCTGCGGTCAGGTGATTTCGACCGCCGGATATCCCGCCACCCTTGGTTTTATGGGGGTGGCGCCGGATTCGCAAGAGGTGGCAAGCCACCATGGCCGGCTCGGGTTTGTGGAAATGATCTATGTTCTGCCGGCTGCGATGCGGGAGAAACTGAAGGCGGACAGCACCATTGTATTCTACAATTTTGAAGAACCGTTTACCTATGAGCGGCCGGCTTCTGCCGTCAATGTCAGGAGCGGGGTGATCTGTTTTCCCGAAAACTTCCACGGGGTGCGTGTCGGTGATGAGTTCCAGGTCCGGGTCACCCATACCGCCAACTACGATCTCTGGCGCTCGTATGCCCCGGAAGAATACCGGCGGATGAAACAGGACTGGGCCCGCCGGTCGGAGGAGGTTGTCTCGGAAATCATTGGGAATTACACGGAAAACATAGTATATCAGGATATTTTTACTCCGTTGACCGTTGAACGCTATACCGGAAAAGCCAGTGGCGCGATCTATGGCAGTCCGATCAAGATCAGGGATGGCCGCACCCCTCTCTCCAATCTGTTTATTGCCGGTACGGATCAGGGTTTTCTGGGAATTGTCGGTTCAATGCTCTCCGGGGTTTCAATGGTCAATAAACATATATTTGAGAAGTCCTGA
- a CDS encoding FAD-dependent oxidoreductase, whose protein sequence is MPHKSIENAAGSYDVVVVGSGLGGLTTANRLANAGHSVLLLEHHHRLGGLATWFKRQGHIFDISLHGFPYGMKKTCRKYWNREIMDSIVQLEGIVFDNPQFSLQTTFDKVDFTAILEDKFSIPKKTIDDFFNTVSGMNFYDDRTMTTRELFEQFFPGRTEVHRLLMEPITYANGSNFDDPAITYGIVFSNFMNKGVFTFSGGTDRLIGLMVAELEKNGVTICTNSRVERIIVDNGRVRGVTVGDREIETKCVVSNAGILNTVDELAGREAFSAEFLDKIKPVQVNNSSCQVYMGIREGEEIDDIGDLLFTSTAPEYSADEMLDMNTRSRTFSLYYPKTRPGHDRHTVVASMNARYDDWASLPEEEYQREKGLMIERCLVDLERYIPDIRRKCDWLEAATPRTFHRYTLHTRGTSFGTKFEGLDVSRSIFKDVRGLFHVGSVGIIMSGWLGAINYGVIVANDADAHLRS, encoded by the coding sequence ATGCCCCATAAATCAATTGAAAACGCCGCCGGTTCTTATGATGTCGTGGTCGTCGGCTCCGGCCTGGGTGGGCTTACCACCGCCAATCGTCTGGCCAACGCCGGGCATTCCGTCCTGCTGCTCGAACATCACCACCGGCTGGGGGGGCTCGCCACCTGGTTTAAACGGCAGGGGCATATCTTTGATATCTCCCTGCACGGCTTTCCCTACGGGATGAAGAAGACCTGCCGGAAGTACTGGAACCGGGAGATCATGGACTCCATCGTCCAGCTGGAAGGGATCGTTTTCGACAACCCGCAGTTTTCTCTGCAGACCACCTTTGACAAGGTTGATTTCACCGCGATTCTGGAGGATAAATTCTCGATCCCGAAAAAGACGATCGACGACTTCTTCAACACCGTATCGGGGATGAATTTCTACGATGACCGGACCATGACCACCCGGGAACTCTTCGAACAGTTTTTTCCCGGCCGCACCGAGGTCCACCGGCTGCTGATGGAGCCGATCACCTACGCCAACGGTTCGAATTTTGACGACCCGGCAATCACCTACGGCATCGTCTTCTCAAACTTCATGAACAAGGGGGTTTTCACCTTCAGCGGCGGGACCGACCGGTTGATCGGCCTCATGGTCGCAGAACTTGAGAAAAACGGGGTCACCATCTGCACGAACTCCCGGGTGGAGAGGATTATTGTCGATAACGGCAGGGTCCGCGGAGTCACCGTCGGCGACCGCGAGATAGAGACAAAATGCGTCGTCTCCAACGCCGGGATCCTGAACACCGTCGATGAGCTTGCCGGTCGCGAAGCCTTTTCCGCTGAATTTCTCGATAAGATTAAGCCGGTCCAGGTGAACAATTCCAGTTGCCAGGTCTATATGGGGATCAGGGAAGGAGAGGAGATCGACGATATCGGCGATCTCTTGTTTACCTCGACCGCGCCTGAGTATTCCGCAGATGAGATGCTCGATATGAACACCCGGAGCAGGACTTTTTCCCTCTATTATCCGAAAACCAGGCCGGGGCATGACCGGCACACGGTTGTCGCCTCGATGAATGCCCGGTATGATGATTGGGCGTCGCTGCCTGAAGAGGAGTACCAGAGGGAAAAGGGGCTCATGATCGAGCGGTGCCTGGTTGATCTTGAAAGATACATCCCGGATATCCGTCGCAAATGCGACTGGCTTGAGGCGGCCACTCCGAGGACTTTCCACCGATACACCCTCCACACCCGGGGCACCTCATTCGGCACCAAGTTCGAGGGGCTGGATGTGTCCAGGAGTATTTTCAAGGATGTCCGGGGTCTTTTTCATGTTGGTTCGGTGGGAATCATCATGTCCGGCTGGCTCGGGGCGATAAATTACGGGGTGATCGTGGCAAACGATGCCGACGCGCATTTACGAAGCTGA